A stretch of the Halomonas sp. CH40 genome encodes the following:
- a CDS encoding universal stress protein, translated as MFKHIMVPVDLAHIEVLEPSLKVVADTAKHYDASITYVGVTSTAPNSVARTPDEYQQKLEAFAQKRHSVHGQPVTAKVYSSTDPVANVDDILVKSIDELGIDLVIMATHLPRHLDAVMPSHGGKVATHTDASVFLVRPTES; from the coding sequence ATGTTCAAGCACATCATGGTTCCCGTCGACCTCGCCCACATCGAGGTACTTGAACCCTCGCTGAAAGTCGTGGCCGATACGGCCAAACACTACGATGCTTCCATCACTTACGTTGGGGTCACTTCCACGGCGCCTAACAGCGTGGCAAGAACGCCAGACGAGTATCAGCAAAAGCTTGAAGCTTTCGCTCAAAAACGTCATAGCGTTCACGGTCAGCCGGTCACTGCCAAGGTGTATAGCTCCACTGACCCAGTCGCAAATGTGGATGACATTCTGGTGAAATCCATTGATGAACTCGGTATTGATCTTGTCATCATGGCAACGCACCTTCCGCGCCACCTGGATGCTGTCATGCCTTCCCACGGTGGCAAGGTGGCAACCCATACCGATGCGTCTGTTTTCCTGGTACGCCCGACTGAATCGTGA